A single genomic interval of Solimonas sp. K1W22B-7 harbors:
- a CDS encoding alpha/beta fold hydrolase, with protein sequence MNTRPKLAHQQLGSGPDVVLVHGLAANRAFWYPLATALSTQYRVTLYDLRGHGYSERPTNGYSAMDHGQDLLQLLDDLGVEEAAVVGHSYGGSAALEAVLLQPQRFSHLALMDTRVQRLQSELRLHDVGQLTAFEQAVARQDGGDWASETEVGFRFLEAAARNRVAGIELEAGGEFVPFGEGRGALRAAKQWLGLLDDTSLRADFRVPGAAAEAYAGLRQPTLLMYPSHSRSGATATRLQALLPRARLVNLPQSGHFFPVTHPAQVRAEVESLLRIA encoded by the coding sequence GTGAACACCCGACCCAAACTGGCGCATCAACAACTCGGCAGCGGCCCCGACGTGGTGCTGGTGCATGGCCTGGCCGCCAACCGTGCGTTCTGGTACCCCCTGGCGACCGCCTTGTCGACACAGTACCGCGTCACACTCTACGACCTGCGCGGACATGGCTACAGCGAACGCCCGACCAACGGCTACAGCGCCATGGACCATGGGCAGGACCTGCTGCAGCTGCTGGACGATCTCGGCGTCGAGGAAGCGGCCGTCGTCGGCCACAGCTACGGCGGCAGCGCCGCGCTGGAAGCGGTGCTGCTGCAGCCGCAGCGCTTCAGCCACCTGGCCCTGATGGACACCCGCGTCCAGCGGCTGCAGTCGGAACTGCGCCTGCACGATGTCGGCCAGCTCACCGCCTTCGAGCAGGCCGTGGCGCGCCAGGACGGCGGCGACTGGGCCAGCGAAACGGAAGTGGGCTTCCGCTTCCTCGAGGCGGCGGCGCGCAACCGCGTCGCCGGCATCGAGCTGGAAGCCGGCGGCGAATTCGTCCCCTTCGGGGAAGGCCGCGGCGCGCTGCGCGCCGCCAAGCAGTGGCTGGGTCTGCTCGACGACACCAGCCTGCGCGCAGACTTCCGCGTGCCTGGCGCCGCGGCCGAGGCCTATGCCGGGCTGCGCCAGCCGACGCTGCTGATGTACCCCAGCCACTCGCGCTCCGGCGCCACCGCGACGCGCCTGCAGGCGCTGCTGCCGCGCGCACGGCTGGTGAACCTGCCGCAATCCGGCCATTTCTTCCCGGTCACCCACCCGGCACA
- a CDS encoding SAM-dependent methyltransferase, giving the protein MQTTHTQDVARHYTRRHEQRGDLFGKQPFANYGYWTRPGMTMEEAAEALTLLVASACELSPQDRLLDVGCGYGAGAVSCARQFQPQSIVGIDVTELRLEYGRNYVREQGFADRIELRMGDATRMDFGDGSFDKLVSVECAFHFDTRADFLREAARVLCPGGILALTDLIPKRGIDPSAYLRGATAVGTGVCLDNRANAYDADTYAAHLGAAGFTDIRIESIIDRTRIPFIDAFERAGERLQGQRAVEVRNSVARLRGLVAAGEDYVLVVARKA; this is encoded by the coding sequence ATGCAGACGACGCATACGCAGGACGTTGCGCGGCACTACACGCGGCGCCACGAGCAGCGCGGCGACCTCTTCGGCAAGCAGCCCTTCGCCAACTACGGCTACTGGACCCGTCCGGGCATGACCATGGAGGAGGCGGCCGAAGCGCTGACGCTGCTGGTGGCCAGCGCCTGCGAGCTGTCGCCGCAGGATCGCCTGCTCGACGTCGGCTGCGGCTACGGCGCCGGGGCGGTCAGCTGCGCGCGGCAGTTCCAGCCGCAGTCCATCGTCGGTATCGACGTCACCGAGCTGCGCCTCGAGTACGGCCGCAACTACGTGCGGGAGCAGGGTTTCGCCGACCGCATCGAGCTGCGCATGGGCGACGCCACGCGGATGGACTTCGGCGACGGCAGTTTCGACAAGCTGGTCTCGGTGGAATGCGCGTTCCACTTCGATACGCGGGCCGATTTCCTGCGCGAGGCGGCGCGGGTGCTGTGCCCCGGCGGCATCCTGGCGCTGACCGACCTGATCCCGAAACGCGGTATTGACCCCTCGGCCTACCTGCGGGGCGCCACTGCCGTGGGCACCGGCGTCTGCCTCGACAACCGCGCCAACGCCTACGATGCCGACACCTATGCGGCGCACCTGGGCGCGGCGGGCTTCACGGACATCCGCATCGAATCCATCATCGACCGGACGCGCATTCCCTTCATCGATGCCTTCGAGCGTGCCGGCGAGCGCCTGCAGGGCCAGAGGGCGGTCGAGGTGCGCAACTCGGTGGCGCGGCTGCGCGGCCTGGTCGCGGCCGGCGAGGACTA